The nucleotide sequence aaattcgtcccggtgtgaacaggccttaaagctgtttttggaaaagtcccgcccctttaactgtttccaccaatcattcttgaaggcttaatcacatgccatcagtctgaccaatcagaagtggttaaagtcttaacttccttgttccaatttagctcaaaaagtcgctcagttctgacaaaaataccagctaaagctcgtctttagcggtgtagctttccacagaatccggtatcagaccgtggaaaaggtgaacaaaacaatgaagctcagagacgcgagtctttctgtccttttgcggcagttttcacactacatctcctaTGATGCATTGGATTAtagggacagcgcctcagcgcacaatgagtcgtccttgttaaacgtcttgaaaccacaacgaacacgcatcaaacagtttttaaattttctaactTTACTCtcatttcatcttttagaaaaaacagctgcaacttcctgctttttctgccacaattatcacagaaACGCACGCAAGATTGCGCGCGCGCGgcggttggggggggggctgtagatcaatacggACTATGGgttttttgtcaaggttaaagtgtgccgtggctcaaaaaaggttgaaaaacactgctctggAGAACAGATCAAAGCCATATAAAATATCACCGTTACTACAGCTGCTGCTTTGGAGGCTGTTGTGCCTGAAAAAGCCactgagcagagaggagaaaaaagaaaaactttgtgcTGTCACTTCtccattaaaacagttttatagaCAAAACATTTCACAACTGATTTACTCTCATTCAAACTTGCACCATGAGCCTTTTTTGACTTAAAATGTGAAGGCTGACCTCACCAACTGCTTAACTGCTGGTCAGCTGATGATAGTTACCAGTCAAAAATAGGTGCTGCATTGTTGTTTAGGAGCCAGGCTTGAGGTTTAACCGATCTCTAAACAAATGGGCACTCTCCTTTTAAACTTGTAGCTGTATTACAGATGCGCAAAGACACATTCTCATGCAAGAAGCTACATGACAGCAGTTTCATCAAGCAGCTGCAGTTCATGAGGGGAGACAAACAATGAGGCGGTCCCATTTTAGATCTGAAAAAGCTCCTAGAATTTAATAGTCAACGCATCaccaaaccttgtttttagaaaaaattagattctttgtttttgtcttttaatcacATGCAAGTTCAAGCCAGAGCATGAAAATAGCAGGTTGGGAGGGTCTGGTGCTCAGATTGCAGGTTTTTATtagaatacttagaaatgcgtgaacggatcaaaatatgGCTTTAGGGTTGTTTATGGTAAGGAATGAATATTCTAATACACTTAAAGTTGAATGTGAATGATATGGGTCCTTTATCAGTTTTGAAAACTCACTCTTTAACCATTCAGCTAAAACTAACCAGGAATTTTGGAGCTACCACGATTTATAAACACCAGATGAGATGCGGTAACTATTAGAAACAGTGTTCCCCCTCGCTTTATCGTGGTTCATCTTTTGTGGCCTCAccgttttgtggattttttttgagCTAcacagcatgttttttttaaacaccaagtTTTTTTCCGTGTcgtgattggctgttgaccttgtcaatcaatctcctccatgccgtgtctcctgtacagaaagcGTTCAGTCTGTGGCATTTACATAAATTTTCAATcctgatcagatctttgtttttgttctacaATAACAGAACTATTTTCTATGAAGATTTtgactttaaaagtttaaacaaaggagaaaagtgtgaaaatgttcatgtctgacaAAAGTGTGTGATAATGATTTTCagacccttaacccttgtgctatcctatagggtccagatgaccccgcccttactttgacgtgttcaaaggtggagaaaggtggatagaggatttcatgtaatccatggacaccagtgaagatcacaaaccattgaagaaaaaagtttcagcgtTCATTCATAAAGTCTAGAGGTCTGCACTCACATCCTCTGTGTCCTTTACTCGCAGGATCTGCTCCCGGAGGTCCTGTAGGTCGTTAAATGTCGACTGTGCTGTAATGGAGTAGACCAAAGCAAAGCCTTGTCCGTTTTTCATGTACAGGTCCCTCATGGCCGTGAACTGTTCCTGCAGAAGCACAGAGAGTCCAGATCATCAGTGACCTGCAATTTGCTGCAAGGACCAGCCCAAACAAAAACCGTTTGCTGCAGCTTACTGTTCCAGCTGTGTCCAGGATTTCAAGCATGCACTGCTGCCCATCGATCTCCACTTGCTGTTCAAGAGAAGAAAAGATAAAGCACAGCACGACTATTAACAGGTTGGAGTGTCTTTGAAAACGTTCCTCATGTCACTAATGCTGCTTGTGGTTGTACCTTTCTGTAAGAATCTTCTATTGTGGGGTCATACTTCTCCACAAAGATGCCTTGCACAAATTGGACTGTCTgaaagagacaaaaagaaataatatttaacTTGTGGCCCAGGATACATCAGGTGGTGACCAGAACCTGAAAACTTCTGATTGGTCATAAACAATCTAAGGAACTGATATTGTTACTAATACCGTTTAAGTattcagaaaaaccttttcacatATCCTTTTTTAACTTAATCTTGAAACCATTCTCAAGCATCAGTTTAagttttcatgttctttttaaatcaattcttAACTAGCACGGTAAAATAAGATCTATGGTAAATACAGTcaggtgaagaaaaaaagtgttggaccagaaatgtagtttaaataccttttttctgaaggagaattttacatttttaaagtaattcccagtaaaatattacaagttattacTTCCTCTTAAAGATTATAACGAGAAATGCACTAGATTAAGATTTTATGCTCATCAGAATAACTCAATACAAGTCTGCAGTCACAATGATGAGTTCAGTAACCCTAAACTACAAAAGTATCAGTGACTCAGATTTTCTCTGACAGGTCGCTTTTCTTACACCCACAGATACTTCACATgtaacacacacatttttgtctTGTAGTCCTAAATAATCATAGAAAATACCAAGTCACTGTCTTTCAAATTATGTCACGTACATATTTTCCCTTTAAGGTTTGCACGAGTTGCACAAAAAGGTTACATTTCTACAGTTTGAATAGTTAAAAGACTTGTCACTTTAATATTACCCAGTGCCTTTAAAGCTACCACAAGAGAAAACTGATAAGACAGAGAAAAATCCTTCACCTTTTCCATGAATCAGCAATAACATTGAAGCCATGACAAGGAAAATGATGGAGTTTCAGTCAGGAAGTGATACATTTTATTATGAATTTTGGATTAAAGGCTCCAGAAATATAAATTATCAGCCGATCCTTGGGTTCAGAAAAAGTAATGCTTCTTTTTACTCAATTTGCAATTTGTCCTGTTTGAtgctacacaaacacaaaatgctataaatattttgaaaatacgtCTGCGTTCCACGAAAGCCTAAAATGCTTGATGGTATGAACTCACCAGTGCAGATTTTCCCACGCCTCCTGATCCCAGCACAACCAGCTTGTATTCACGCATGGTGGGCAACTTCACCGGACCGCACAAGAGTCTGAGAAAGAATGGAGGAAGGATGAGGAACTGAGAACAGAGTTTTCTACTACAGAAAACaacgtctttcatcattcaaatgTGCCATCTTTGTTCAGAATGAGGgcacagaaagaaaatggaaaaatattttcagaacTTCACTCTGTCAAATTAGGTTTCCCACCTAATCCTAAAGATATTTATCCAAAATAATAGACTGAGTTACTTAATGGAGATATAAACAAATAATGATCAATCAatcattggggaaaaaaaagagtgaatagcaattttaaaaaaagtctttcaaaaTCTCAAGACCATTAAGTGAATAAAGTAAGAAAACAAGCCGGTTTTAACACTTGGCCTCTAAACtgtggaataaaagctgaagctAGTGCGTCAGTGTTCCAGAGCTCCAAATAACTTCACCTCATTACAATACAGGGGAAAAAGGCCACCAAGAGTGACCTATCATCAGCTTCATC is from Oryzias latipes chromosome 7, ASM223467v1 and encodes:
- the LOC101171247 gene encoding ras-related protein O-Krev, encoding MREYKLVVLGSGGVGKSALTVQFVQGIFVEKYDPTIEDSYRKQVEIDGQQCMLEILDTAGTEQFTAMRDLYMKNGQGFALVYSITAQSTFNDLQDLREQILRVKDTEDVPMILVGNKCDLEDERVVGKEQGQNLARQWNNCAFLETSAKSKINVNEIFYDLVRQINRKSPPEKKTKKKSGCTLL